The region taaaattttaaggaCTATGCGCAGTTTAATTTCCAAATGCCATGCCACCGCCCACCCACTGAGCCACCCTAAGACACACAGGTGGGCGGGGCccgggcaggggcaggggcaggggcggggGCTGTGGCTGAAGCGTATTGCGGTTTTTGTTATGCGCCGATTACCATAAAAACAAGCCAAAGAAAGTTGCGTCCTCCTCGTGGGTCCGCCGTGGTCGGAAACGGAAatcaagaaaacaaaaagaacggGTCCAAATGAAGTCAAACCTGGCGCCCGCTCCTTCAGTTAATAAAGTTAGTTGCGTTTGCCTTGACGGCGAAACTTTTGAGTTATAAGCGCGCAAATTATGGCTTACAACAAAGCCCGGGCGGCGGCACCAGAAACAGCCCACAAAGCCGAACAAAGGAAAACAATTAACATGACGAAGACACATAAAATTTCCACTTCCACGCAGGCTTTCTCCCCCTCCCGCTAGTTGGGTGCGTCGAATTAGCAGTTGTATTCGCTGGCTCAAAATGTGCGTCAATCACGTGATGGAGGGCGGCTCCAGACCCTCCAGAAATCCACTTTCTCCACTCCCGAAGCCGTTCCTTGTCTGCCTCTTGTTGTTTCGTTAATTTTAatacatgtactttttatcgCTCGGCATTCCGCGGCAAGCTGCTCGCCGAATTAAGCCATTTGTTAGCTGTATCTGTGGCTTAGCTTTTTGGCAGCTCCTTCCGCTCCCCAGGACCTGCTCCCCCTAGTCCTCGCTGGCGGCGGGCTATCAATGCCAGGGGCTACAGGTCACAGCACATCACAGTTATTTTCGTGCAAAtggcatattttttatggcTTGTCGCTGGCTTCTTGTTTCTCGTGCTGTAATTAGACAAAATTGTTGACTGCCACGACTCCGCCCAGGCCCCGCCCACCCGGAGGTAGCCCCCTTGCCATTGTTCACCCATTCAGTCCTTAATTCCGCCACTCATGTCCGCGTCCTGCGACTGTTGTCCTGCCGCTGGAGGTGTGTTTGACACTTGGCGTGTCGCGACAGCGAAAATATTATTCCCGAACAGCTAGCACCCACTGGGGAAATGCACTcggaaaaaatatgttccttatAGGGCATGCTTTTATGCATTTTCTTACCAAATAGCCTAATTCCCGGAATTCCTCATTTCACTCGGTCTACAAAAACATTCACCATTTTTATGTTCCGAGGAATCCATAAAGATTCTCATATCTGATATTAGAAACTTTTAATTAGGCTTTCTTCggaaaaaaacttaattacattaagaaattaaaataaagaaatatatataataatagaaatataatatctgtgttcctaaaaaatatttaaacatacGAAAATCATTCTCAATTGCTATCTTATTTTAACGAATTTTGTCTCTGAGTTGCAGGAAAACAGGTTCTCCAGGGTAAATCTAGATGATCTCTAAATTTTCTGCCCAATTTTTGAAACCGAGTACTTCCCACACTGTGTTTATTTGGTATTTCCAAATGCTTCAAGTGTTTAACCCACTGATAGCGAAGTCCGCCATTCATCACAAAACCCCGCAGTTTGTTGTGACTGTGACCAGCGTTGTTTACCCCAAACACTTATCAACTTTTCACAGTGCTCGAACACGGGGATGATCTTTGGCGCTCGGCAGTTCATTGGGGTTTTATTGTGATTATTCAGACTATGCatgtttatataaaaattccACAGGTATACCTAGTAATTATGGCGCCGAACTACCAGATTTCCCGACAGCGGCCCCGATGGTCCGGCAGGTAGCCAGGCTGGCAGGGAAAGTCGATCATGGCCACCATCATGGTGTTGACGGCGGGTTTCCCGGCGACTGGGGGCTCCGTGGGGGACTGGTAGGAGGCCAGCACCTGCTCCTCGTCCAGATCGACGCACTGGTTGGGCTTGGCCGTGGTGGTCTGGTTGTTGGGACAGGTCACGCGGTGGAGGCAGTACTTCAAGCAGGGCCGGGGAGCCGGCACCTGGGTGAGCTTCTTCTTGCACTTGAACTGCCCTTCACAGCCCTCCTGGATGGCGGGTATATTGTTGTTGAGGAAGAAGGGACGACGCGGCTCCTCCGTGGTTGTAGTTGTGGAGGTTGAGGTGGacgtggaggtggaggtggactCCCGGTGGAAAATCCTGCCCAGAATGCCGGCCTGGACGGCGGCTACCAGCAGAGCGGCCAGCAAAGCCACCAGAAGCTGCTTCATCGCCGACTTGTTTGCACTGCGACTGTTGTTCGACTACAGACAGGGCCGCCTTCACGAGCAGAGCCGCAATCGGCGACCATTCGCCCGATAACCTCTGACCCCAGAGCCGCGGCAGGCAGATAAacagacacacacactgcCCGCATCGCATACACTCGCACCCATAATGCCATACagtttttctttcatttttggTTAGCTTTAAATTGGTTTATCGCCAAATTGAATTGCATTTGAGGTGAGCGGCGGTGGGCCGGCGCCCCGCGCACATTTTGGCAAATTTGACGCAGGAATTGAATTATCTGCATTCTGTGAGCCgcaaaattgtataaataaatattagtcAATTCGGTATTTCATACACACGCGTACGCATAATTCCGGCCTGCCATGGGCCGACCAAACTGCCAGTTTAGTATAATAGAAAATAACCGGGGCAGGAAACGCGCTCGAAAATCGACACGAATTTCCAATGATAATGTCGATGGGCGGCTGATTTGTCAATGGCGCTTTAAGTGGATTTAATTGATAAGAACTATTGGTAAAGAGAGCGGCGCTATTTTCCCTGTTGGACGAGGCCGATGGCTGTTTGAGATTAAACTGCAAATCTAAATGCCGCtcaaataattgtttttttattgaacTGTGCTGGTCTGAATCtggattttaaataattggtGTTTATTTTGCCGGTTTTCTATAGGATTTGTGTGGAATCCGTATAAGGTCAAACATCATTCAAGACACAAATAATCTTCATTAAATTTCTGAAATTATCAAGTTTGAGGTCCTTAGCTTATGGATTGAGTTGGTAGCCTAAAGAAGCCTTTTGCAATTGCCGGGAATCCTATGTGCCTGCCTGACTGGGCGTCGTAGGAACGTGGCCAACACGTCAAGGGCATCAGATATCGCTCATTATTGGAAACAAAGCGACCGGCTGCCCTTCAATGGGCCGTGCTGGCTCTGACCAGTGGCCAACAAAAGCCGGCTCAGCTCATGGCATACTGGTGACTTTCGAGATGGGCCCTAATGAAGCGGCTCATTGCCGGGGCTGTGGGGGCGGGCGCTCCTTTGAAATCCAGCAGCTGGCTCCAAACTATTTGAATAATTGATATTAATCGCTGCCAAGAGCtgtcaaaattaatttgtgaTGTGTTTCCAAAGCCAGATtattgatgatgatgattatgGCCGGGCCGTAATGAAGGCACTGGCTAATGGAAGTGCTCGGTCTGACAATTGAGCCGTTCGGCAGTTCGACGGGGGCGCTGAGTAGTTGGTCCAAGTCCGAATCTAGTTTCGGTCCGCAGCGGCATTAATTACACTTGGACTCGGAAAATTGATTCGCCTCGGACGTGGCGAACTGTGACCACCCGTCGACTGGATGGGAAATCGCTTAATATGTATTAGCATTTATTGCCGGGCAAACTTTCCCGGCCAGGGGGAGAAAAAAGCGAGGCTAAGACAACAGCAGGCCGGAAATTGCCGAATGCTGATACTTCCGCCGGAAATAAGTTCAATTCTCGTTGTTCACGCTGCTGGAGGTGGCTCGGCCTGCCGTTTGGAGTAAATTAAGTTAAGGTCGCCGGCACTCTATCAGTCGATCGAACATGAAGGACAACGCCTACCAGGCGCCTTCATCTCGGCTATCGAGGGAAACACATTTCACATTCGTCGTAAAGGCGGCTTAATTGCCGCCCACTCGCCGGCGCACAGCACTTTGCACAATAAACAGATCATAATCTGGCTAAAACTATCAATTTCAAGCCAAACAGAAGGGAATATCTCAATCGCAGGGGGAGGAAGAGGCAGagaaaagcgacaaaaaacaaatgaaaatgctttacaacataaaaacaaactgGGGAATGGGATTCCGGGGCGACGATGGCAACGATGTGTTAACACTTAGGAGGACGAACGAGCAGTGGCCGGGTGACAATGAAGAAGCCGAAATCCTTCGATAGGTTCCCGGGCTCGAGGTCCTGGAGGAGGCGGACGAGGCGGAAGCTGACGACTGAGCGTCCTCATAGATTTACGCACACTTAGGCAGCGTTTACTCAGTCCTCCGACTTCAAATAGTCGTATAAATTGTTCGGCAGGCGCAACTGTAGCCCGGGCATTCTGTTTCAGCTGCTCTTTGTCTTTGGCTTTCGGTTGAACTGCTGTCCGGATGGAGTATCCCACTTCTCCAGCTACCCGGCTGTCCAAGGAGGGGGCACTTCCGGGGCGTGAATGAAGTGCCATGTTCCCACGCTCACGCATTCGCCAAGTGCCTGCCGGCCCACATGTCGTATGAGTTTTATGTCCTCTGTTTATACGACTGTCTCTGTGCGCTCAATCGTTTCTGAGACACATTTATTTGCCCAGTCCTTGCTGCTTCTTTTGTTagttttacaaataaaattagtGCTATAAACATTCGCTGCCCTGGCCTGGCTACGTGGCATCACAGCATTGGGGAAAAGGGacttcaagttttcggctttAAAGATGTTAATAACCTTAGGTATTTTTTCGGGTTTTTTGCAAAGTTAAATCTAGACTTTCGCTTAATGATTACCCCTTTGTACTGCGCCACTGCTCttctgcaaatatttgtttacacAATCGCAACTCTTTGCCACCTCGTGTTCTTCCTTTTCTGTGCCACCCACTTCCTTGGGGGATTTATTGCCACAACGAATCTGTTGGTATCGGGGGCTAAGGGTCAGGGCTCGCAGAAGGAAAGCCAGACAAGGACACAGCTTGTATCCCATTTCCGGCTGATGACTCGGATGTTTGTTTTAGCGGCGGCATTCCACTGTGCTGCAGCTCTATCCGAAACACTGCCACATCGCAGCGATATTTGCACTGCCGATTCGGTTCAAGCTGGAAGAAAtatctattaaatttattttatatgaacGCCGTATCGTAACAAATGCATTTTGCGCACAAATAGCCGGCGGGCGGACATAAAACATAACAAAAGATGCTCAAAGGTAAACACAATGATAAACAGGCGATAAGATGGTGGTGGATGAGTTAGGTATAGACGAAGGGATACCCTGTTCTGCAGCTTagtcataaattaaattatgagaATTATAATAAGTTGATCTCTAAGTCTTCAATTTATGATCAGCTAAGTCGAAATTCAAGGACACTTTTGGGTTGTGTTACAATATCCAAGGGGCTACAATCTTCATAAGTCTTATATCCCTAAGATACCCTGCCCTTTGTCTTTTTGATGACAATAAGTGGGTTGCTTTCAAGGCTCTGTGTTTTTGAAAAAGCAGAACACGTGTCCCTTGACCCTTCAAGGTGTCTTTAATGGCCTATTTTTGGGGGCTAGTGGTTTCGGCCCAAGGCTAGACTGCTTCTTCGGTTTCTGTCTATTCCCATGAGATACAGCCCCTTTGTTGGCCATTAAAATGGCAGCCATATTTATGACGGGGTCCGCACTCGGCCACTGGTGTATGTGattatataatttcaatttcagcCGAGCCGAGCCAGCCAGGCACATGATTATAATTCGCTGTCGGACAGCCACTAAATTGCAGAATGCTTGCCAGCAAGCGCCAAAACAAATTGCTGcgaataaattttattattatcgcaattgaattgaatttgcGATAAACGTAAAAATAATTCGCATGTTGCACATGACCGCAGCGGGGGCGGGGAATCGATACGGATTTGGATGGTCAGTCGGTCCTCGAAAATCTCGGCCAGCATGCCGCTCCAGCCAGGAGGAGGGCAGCCAGAATCCGAACCCGAATAGAGGGCGGGATCCGCAGCATGTTCCTGTGTGTTGTAATCCCTGGCAAAGCGATTATAGTTTTTGTCTGAATTTTGAATGCGCACACGGGAGTGGGTTCTGCCCCGGCAGCGGCAGAGGCAGTGAGCGATCTGCAGTATTTACATTGATGCACTTTAGCCGCATTTTAATTGGATGCTAACTGGCACTCCTGGCCACACTCGGCCGATTAGCGTCCGATGCAGTCCGCAGTTACTCTATTTGCAATTCGAATGCAAATGTTTCTGGTCGGCGGCAGGAGGGCGATAACAATGGTTTGGGCTTAGGCCCGCTAATTTCGCTGCCATGCGGTAAATGGTAATAAGCGCACTTTCGCCGCTCCACTCGGGTCGGGAGGATGGCCTGAGCCCGGCAAACtgattgttatttatttttgtttttgccacgGCCGTTTGCTCTATAATTTGTCACTGCCGCCGAGCCATAAAATCCGCTATAGATATGCTTGTTCGGCGCCCAGAGCAAACAAATTGCTGTGTTTTATGGCCTTACCATGGACCGGACTCACTGCACTGGACTGGCTTAAAAgctaattacattttatttgtgcaaatattcgAGCTCCGCTCATTAGGCAGCCGTCCCGCCCCGCCAACTTTCCACCCCACTTTCTCCGCTCTCCACTTGGCTTCACACTTGCCCGCATTCATGTAAAAATCGAGCGGCCATTCAGCGCTCAGCCTCACTTGAGTTCAATTAAAACCGCACTCGTACTTGTTTGCATAACAAACACACTCTCGGCGCCCTCGACGCACTCGGCCAACTGGCCAAGCAACCGCCACGCCCCTGCGCCGCCcggcccaccgcccaccataATGCGAAACGAACGCAGTCAAAGGCCGAGCGCAGTCATTGTTGGCCATTGTTTAACAATTAACCGCAAATTGaatgcaattaaataaataacggTGTTGGACCTTTGTGCAAACGATGTAGGCACGTGTACGCGTCGCCGAAGTCGCTCCTCCATATCCTTGCATATATATGGTGTACTATATGGTATCCAGAGGATCCCCTTTGAGGGGTGTGTGGGTCCTTCAGCGCCAGGCCAACGGTGGGCAAACACTCACACAGAGCCCCTCGCCTGTGCGTTGtacaaatgaaatgaaatattacgtatacgtcaCGTCGGTCCATTGGccagcaaacaaacacacTCGCACAATGGCCGCCCGGCTGGAGCTGCCGCTGGGCGGCGTATTTGCCAAAGTTATTGTTGTACCGATGCACAGCCCAGCGGGAGGAGCTGCTCCACCTCTTTTCCTCGTGGGGGATTACGCATGTGGAAAGCGGCTGAGGGCCTTTACTACAGCTGCCGGTTGCACTTACTGCGGGGTAAACTGGGCTTTAGTTGTAGGTTTTTAATGCATTGACAGCTCTTAATTTGGGGTA is a window of Drosophila biarmipes strain raj3 chromosome 3R, RU_DBia_V1.1, whole genome shotgun sequence DNA encoding:
- the LOC108031169 gene encoding uncharacterized protein LOC108031169, which produces MKQLLVALLAALLVAAVQAGILGRIFHRESTSTSTSTSTSTTTTTEEPRRPFFLNNNIPAIQEGCEGQFKCKKKLTQVPAPRPCLKYCLHRVTCPNNQTTTAKPNQCVDLDEEQVLASYQSPTEPPVAGKPAVNTMMVAMIDFPCQPGYLPDHRGRCREIW